A genome region from Leptospira limi includes the following:
- a CDS encoding TIR domain-containing protein: MKTKIFISYSDKDRKKISLIEKEFKDTPEIELIIIANNKSEMVTLTKKVTDGIKKAEYFIPILTKQSISEQWINQEIGYASAYKENINESLNILPIAEKSILNNLKGFIHKQFDISFTFEGVETNARAESIRFKKTVIALKEFILDNSNLKSGKTRTNDLYKLIVNKRFNFVFNSENNRSKIIEFSPDGTITKGKNQNEDSWEIKNEKLIIKNSQGQIFSTFLYDSKTKMLKHTNEKNTLSLKNQYMVPIE; the protein is encoded by the coding sequence ATGAAAACAAAAATATTTATAAGTTATTCCGACAAAGATAGGAAGAAAATATCTTTAATTGAAAAGGAATTTAAGGATACGCCTGAAATTGAATTAATCATAATTGCGAATAATAAATCTGAAATGGTTACTTTAACTAAAAAAGTTACTGATGGAATCAAAAAAGCTGAATACTTTATACCTATATTAACAAAGCAGTCTATATCGGAGCAATGGATAAACCAGGAAATTGGTTATGCAAGTGCATACAAAGAAAATATAAATGAATCATTAAACATATTGCCAATTGCAGAAAAATCTATTTTAAACAATCTTAAAGGGTTTATACACAAACAGTTTGATATTTCATTTACCTTTGAAGGTGTTGAAACTAATGCCAGAGCAGAATCAATTCGATTTAAGAAAACTGTCATTGCATTAAAAGAATTTATTCTAGACAACAGCAACTTAAAGTCCGGAAAAACGAGAACTAACGACTTATACAAATTAATAGTAAATAAACGATTCAATTTTGTTTTTAACAGTGAAAATAATAGGTCAAAAATAATTGAATTTTCACCTGATGGAACAATAACAAAGGGTAAAAACCAAAATGAAGACTCATGGGAAATTAAAAATGAGAAATTAATCATTAAAAATTCGCAGGGTCAAATTTTTAGTACATTTCTCTATGATTCGAAAACAAAGATGTTAAAACATACAAATGAAAAGAATACTTTATCTCTTAAAAACCAATACATGGTTCCAATTGAATAA
- a CDS encoding helix-turn-helix domain-containing protein gives MIKKKKELKSFDTDLTKFVSQDIIDQAKAEAQKQIFKLKLAELRQKQGIKQTDVDGFSQVSVSRIESRSDIKISTLVDYVHACGFDVEIKAVPKKKKNKEVFVLLRA, from the coding sequence ATGATTAAGAAAAAAAAAGAATTAAAAAGTTTTGATACTGATCTTACTAAATTTGTCTCACAAGATATTATTGATCAAGCAAAAGCTGAGGCTCAAAAGCAAATTTTCAAATTGAAGCTTGCTGAACTAAGACAAAAACAAGGAATCAAGCAAACTGATGTGGATGGTTTTTCTCAAGTCAGTGTTTCTAGAATTGAATCTAGGTCTGATATTAAAATCTCTACACTAGTCGATTATGTTCACGCCTGTGGATTTGATGTTGAAATTAAAGCTGTCCCCAAAAAAAAGAAAAACAAAGAAGTATTTGTTTTATTAAGAGCCTAA
- a CDS encoding LA_2444/LA_4059 family outer membrane protein — MKKLKNIITILLFLNSALFSQSSKPTFETGIKALRAQFIPFEYSRDKTDAIPLWGYKVNDLRSNTKTINPFFFIYKNLDKGFGLEFEYSKIQLERANYDIDNIYRVNNTTQYDRYKEYLRNNERNDYKLNFFFYLSPAIKEYFAIGGGIRKIDRIRNSSKDNFTAEEKIIALGPQIVLKSKIPITDQLSLNFGLDLYHAQGKRDYYYLDSNLYYFPSGAASTLTSIKGNGQTKGVFQGYEANISLKYNFLENFNLAFGYNYNYSYFKYEDLNDSIYSYSSFRNTFGYENSKLSNGKEIIRGFYISASTVF, encoded by the coding sequence ATGAAAAAGCTAAAAAATATAATCACTATTCTACTCTTCTTAAACTCTGCGTTATTTTCGCAGTCAAGCAAACCTACTTTCGAAACAGGTATCAAAGCCCTAAGAGCTCAGTTCATTCCATTCGAATATAGTAGAGATAAAACTGATGCTATTCCGCTTTGGGGATACAAAGTTAATGATTTGAGGAGCAATACTAAAACTATTAATCCTTTTTTCTTCATTTATAAAAACCTAGATAAGGGATTTGGTCTTGAATTTGAATACTCTAAAATTCAATTAGAAAGAGCCAATTATGATATTGATAATATTTATAGAGTTAACAATACCACACAATATGATCGCTATAAGGAATATTTAAGAAATAACGAAAGAAATGATTATAAATTAAACTTCTTTTTTTATCTTTCACCAGCAATTAAAGAATATTTTGCAATTGGCGGTGGTATCAGAAAAATTGATAGAATTAGAAATAGTTCGAAAGATAACTTTACTGCTGAAGAAAAAATAATTGCTTTAGGACCTCAGATTGTTTTGAAATCTAAAATTCCCATCACTGATCAGCTTTCCCTTAACTTTGGATTAGATTTATATCATGCTCAAGGAAAAAGAGATTACTATTATCTTGATTCTAATCTATATTATTTCCCTTCCGGAGCAGCATCCACTCTTACAAGTATTAAAGGGAATGGTCAAACTAAAGGTGTTTTTCAAGGTTATGAAGCTAATATCTCTTTGAAATACAATTTTTTGGAGAACTTCAATCTTGCGTTCGGTTATAATTATAACTATTCTTATTTTAAATATGAAGATTTGAATGATTCTATTTATTCTTATTCTTCGTTCAGAAATACATTTGGGTATGAAAATAGTAAACTATCTAATGGAAAGGAAATTATTAGAGGTTTTTATATTTCAGCATCGACCGTATTCTAA
- a CDS encoding type II toxin-antitoxin system RelE/ParE family toxin gives MVLWLKDLDNDAKKDILVSIEILKEFGPRLGRPHVDTITGSKIKNLKELRVNSKNRPFRIFFVFDPKRNAILLIGGNKATSKKFYPTMIKKSEELYSEYLGDL, from the coding sequence ATGGTTCTCTGGTTAAAAGATCTAGATAATGATGCAAAAAAGGATATTTTAGTTTCTATCGAAATTCTTAAAGAGTTTGGACCTAGACTTGGAAGACCACATGTTGACACCATTACAGGTTCTAAAATTAAAAATTTAAAGGAACTTAGAGTTAATAGCAAAAATAGACCCTTTAGGATATTTTTCGTTTTTGATCCTAAGAGAAATGCTATTTTACTCATTGGCGGAAATAAAGCTACTTCTAAGAAATTTTATCCAACCATGATTAAAAAATCTGAAGAATTATACTCGGAATATTTGGGAGATTTGTAA